One genomic segment of Falco peregrinus isolate bFalPer1 chromosome 7, bFalPer1.pri, whole genome shotgun sequence includes these proteins:
- the SCARA3 gene encoding scavenger receptor class A member 3 isoform X2, which translates to MREDEPVGGEEEEMPTFSYRPSGRAQTSCRRCQKNLSLQAAVKVLYLFSILLIVVVTVLAALVFKKVNSISNDISSAQTYYEKKIVSIQEDLQGLDEKTSGNCSVCHETGQLGQEITKLQGELEEIQKMLLVQEILLDRTSQTHDHLSSTSNKITSEVDNCSLSVQQVNESLGQFLAQLGGWQVVTSQLDSSLKGLAQERYDVRAAMQQMNFTLGQTSDWIQVIQRKTDEETLTLQKIVTEWQNYTRLFGGLRATSSKTSELVKTIQGSVGAAARQVGQNSESMHDLVLQVMGLQLQLDNISSFLDDHEENMNDLRYHNRYTQNRTAERFETLEGRMTSHEIEISTIFANINATDSHVHSMLRYLDDVRLSCTLGFHTHAEELYYLNKSLSLVQGTTDLLRERYSLLSARLDFDIRNLSMVMEEMKVVDVRHGEMLKNITILRGVPGLPGPRGLKGDAGVKGPPGSEGEKGDTGIMGSPGPQGSPGPPGPPGPQGERGPLGLKGFPGLKGAKGSFGQSGSQGQGGPKGDPGLPGPAGVPGPVGPPGPRGKPGLPGTPGAVGQAGPMGPKGDPGLRGPPGLPGPPGPPGQ; encoded by the exons ATGAGAG AAGACGAGCcggtgggaggagaggaagaggagatgcCAACCTTCAGCTACCGACCGAGTG GTAGGGCACAGACCAGCTGCAGACGGTGCCAGAAGAACCTTTCCCTCCAGGCTGCCGTCAAAGTCCTCTACctcttctccatcctcctcatCGTGGTCGTGACCGTGCTGGCTGCCTTAG TGTTCAAGAAAGTCAACTCCATCTCCAACGACATCAGCTCAGCCCAGACCTATTATGAGAAGAAGATTGTGTCCATCCAGGAGGATCTCCAGGGGCTGG ATGAGAAGACCTCGGGAAACTGCTCCGTCTGTCACGAGACGGGACAGCTGGGCCAGGAGATCACCAAGCTGCAGGGTGAGCTGGAGGAGATCCAGAAGATGCTTTTAGTTCAAGAAATCCTGCTCGACCGGACCTCCCAGACCCATGACCACCTCTCATCCACCAGCAACAAAATCACCAGTGAGGTGGACAACTGCTCCTTGTCCGTCCAGCAGGTCAACGAAAGCTTGGGGCAGTTCCTGGCCCAGCTTGGGGGCTGGCAGGTGGTCACCTCCCAGCTAGACAGCTCTCTCAAGGGCTTGGCCCAGGAGCGCTATGATGTCCGAGCAGCCATGCAGCAGATGAACTTCACCCTGGGGCAAACCTCTGACTGGATCCAGGTCATCCAGAGGAAGACGGATGAGGAGACGCTGACGCTGCAGAAGATTGTCACCGAGTGGCAGAACTACACCCGCCTCTTTGGCGGGCTGCGGGCCACCTCCTCCAAGACCAGCGAGCTGGTGAAGACCATCCAAGGCAGCGTTGGTGCAGCAGCTCGACAGGTCGGCCAGAACTCGGAGAGCATGCACGACCTGGTGCTGCAGGTgatggggctgcagctgcagctggacaACATCTCCTCTTTCCTGGATGACCATGAGGAGAACATGAATGACTTGCGCTACCACAACAGGTACACGCAGAACCGCACGGCTGAACGCTTCGAGACCCTAGAAGGTCGCATGACGTCCCACGAGATCGAGATCAGCACCATCTTTGCCAACATCAACGCCACCGACAGCCACGTCCACAGCATGCTGCGCTACCTGGATGACGTGCGGCTCTCCTGCACCCTGGGCTTCCACACCCATGCTGAGGAGCTCTACTACCTGAACAAGTCCCTCAGCCTGGTCCAGGGCACCACAGACCTGCTGCGGGAGCGTTACAGCCTGCTCAGTGCCCGGCTGGACTTTGACATCCGCAACCTGTCCATGGTCATGGAGGAGATGAAGGTGGTGGATGTCCGGCATGGGGAGATGCTGAAAAACATCACCATCTTACGAG GTGTGCCGGGACTGCCGGGCCCCCGTGGCCTCAAGGGTGACGCGGGCGTCAAGGGCCCACCAGGAAGTGAAGGAGAGAAGGGCGACACGGGCATCATGGGCTCGCCGGGACCCCAGGGCTCCCCTggccccccaggaccccctgGCCCCCAGGGTGAAAGGGGTCCCCTGGGCTTGAAAGGCTTCCCTGGCCTCAAGGGTGCCAAGGGCAGCTTTGGGCAATCTGGCTCTCAGGGACAGGGTGGACCCAAGGGTGACCCTGGCCTCCCGGGGCcggctggggtgccagggccAGTGGGCCCCCCTGGCCCGCGGGGCAAACCAGGACTCCCTGGGACCCCCGGTGCTGTGGGCCAGGCTGGCCCGATGGGGCCCAAGGGGGACCCCGGTTTGCGAGgccccccggggctgccgggccCCCCTGGCCCCCCAGGACAGTAA
- the SCARA3 gene encoding scavenger receptor class A member 3 isoform X1: MREDEPVGGEEEEMPTFSYRPSGKDIPWGGQGVQQGLILPFLRSGRAQTSCRRCQKNLSLQAAVKVLYLFSILLIVVVTVLAALVFKKVNSISNDISSAQTYYEKKIVSIQEDLQGLDEKTSGNCSVCHETGQLGQEITKLQGELEEIQKMLLVQEILLDRTSQTHDHLSSTSNKITSEVDNCSLSVQQVNESLGQFLAQLGGWQVVTSQLDSSLKGLAQERYDVRAAMQQMNFTLGQTSDWIQVIQRKTDEETLTLQKIVTEWQNYTRLFGGLRATSSKTSELVKTIQGSVGAAARQVGQNSESMHDLVLQVMGLQLQLDNISSFLDDHEENMNDLRYHNRYTQNRTAERFETLEGRMTSHEIEISTIFANINATDSHVHSMLRYLDDVRLSCTLGFHTHAEELYYLNKSLSLVQGTTDLLRERYSLLSARLDFDIRNLSMVMEEMKVVDVRHGEMLKNITILRGVPGLPGPRGLKGDAGVKGPPGSEGEKGDTGIMGSPGPQGSPGPPGPPGPQGERGPLGLKGFPGLKGAKGSFGQSGSQGQGGPKGDPGLPGPAGVPGPVGPPGPRGKPGLPGTPGAVGQAGPMGPKGDPGLRGPPGLPGPPGPPGQ, from the exons ATGAGAG AAGACGAGCcggtgggaggagaggaagaggagatgcCAACCTTCAGCTACCGACCGAGTGGTAAGGACATcccctggggtgggcagggggtgcagcAGGGCCTGATCCTTCCCTTTCTGCGCTCAGGTAGGGCACAGACCAGCTGCAGACGGTGCCAGAAGAACCTTTCCCTCCAGGCTGCCGTCAAAGTCCTCTACctcttctccatcctcctcatCGTGGTCGTGACCGTGCTGGCTGCCTTAG TGTTCAAGAAAGTCAACTCCATCTCCAACGACATCAGCTCAGCCCAGACCTATTATGAGAAGAAGATTGTGTCCATCCAGGAGGATCTCCAGGGGCTGG ATGAGAAGACCTCGGGAAACTGCTCCGTCTGTCACGAGACGGGACAGCTGGGCCAGGAGATCACCAAGCTGCAGGGTGAGCTGGAGGAGATCCAGAAGATGCTTTTAGTTCAAGAAATCCTGCTCGACCGGACCTCCCAGACCCATGACCACCTCTCATCCACCAGCAACAAAATCACCAGTGAGGTGGACAACTGCTCCTTGTCCGTCCAGCAGGTCAACGAAAGCTTGGGGCAGTTCCTGGCCCAGCTTGGGGGCTGGCAGGTGGTCACCTCCCAGCTAGACAGCTCTCTCAAGGGCTTGGCCCAGGAGCGCTATGATGTCCGAGCAGCCATGCAGCAGATGAACTTCACCCTGGGGCAAACCTCTGACTGGATCCAGGTCATCCAGAGGAAGACGGATGAGGAGACGCTGACGCTGCAGAAGATTGTCACCGAGTGGCAGAACTACACCCGCCTCTTTGGCGGGCTGCGGGCCACCTCCTCCAAGACCAGCGAGCTGGTGAAGACCATCCAAGGCAGCGTTGGTGCAGCAGCTCGACAGGTCGGCCAGAACTCGGAGAGCATGCACGACCTGGTGCTGCAGGTgatggggctgcagctgcagctggacaACATCTCCTCTTTCCTGGATGACCATGAGGAGAACATGAATGACTTGCGCTACCACAACAGGTACACGCAGAACCGCACGGCTGAACGCTTCGAGACCCTAGAAGGTCGCATGACGTCCCACGAGATCGAGATCAGCACCATCTTTGCCAACATCAACGCCACCGACAGCCACGTCCACAGCATGCTGCGCTACCTGGATGACGTGCGGCTCTCCTGCACCCTGGGCTTCCACACCCATGCTGAGGAGCTCTACTACCTGAACAAGTCCCTCAGCCTGGTCCAGGGCACCACAGACCTGCTGCGGGAGCGTTACAGCCTGCTCAGTGCCCGGCTGGACTTTGACATCCGCAACCTGTCCATGGTCATGGAGGAGATGAAGGTGGTGGATGTCCGGCATGGGGAGATGCTGAAAAACATCACCATCTTACGAG GTGTGCCGGGACTGCCGGGCCCCCGTGGCCTCAAGGGTGACGCGGGCGTCAAGGGCCCACCAGGAAGTGAAGGAGAGAAGGGCGACACGGGCATCATGGGCTCGCCGGGACCCCAGGGCTCCCCTggccccccaggaccccctgGCCCCCAGGGTGAAAGGGGTCCCCTGGGCTTGAAAGGCTTCCCTGGCCTCAAGGGTGCCAAGGGCAGCTTTGGGCAATCTGGCTCTCAGGGACAGGGTGGACCCAAGGGTGACCCTGGCCTCCCGGGGCcggctggggtgccagggccAGTGGGCCCCCCTGGCCCGCGGGGCAAACCAGGACTCCCTGGGACCCCCGGTGCTGTGGGCCAGGCTGGCCCGATGGGGCCCAAGGGGGACCCCGGTTTGCGAGgccccccggggctgccgggccCCCCTGGCCCCCCAGGACAGTAA
- the SCARA3 gene encoding scavenger receptor class A member 3 isoform X3, giving the protein MREDEPVGGEEEEMPTFSYRPSRAQTSCRRCQKNLSLQAAVKVLYLFSILLIVVVTVLAALVFKKVNSISNDISSAQTYYEKKIVSIQEDLQGLDEKTSGNCSVCHETGQLGQEITKLQGELEEIQKMLLVQEILLDRTSQTHDHLSSTSNKITSEVDNCSLSVQQVNESLGQFLAQLGGWQVVTSQLDSSLKGLAQERYDVRAAMQQMNFTLGQTSDWIQVIQRKTDEETLTLQKIVTEWQNYTRLFGGLRATSSKTSELVKTIQGSVGAAARQVGQNSESMHDLVLQVMGLQLQLDNISSFLDDHEENMNDLRYHNRYTQNRTAERFETLEGRMTSHEIEISTIFANINATDSHVHSMLRYLDDVRLSCTLGFHTHAEELYYLNKSLSLVQGTTDLLRERYSLLSARLDFDIRNLSMVMEEMKVVDVRHGEMLKNITILRGVPGLPGPRGLKGDAGVKGPPGSEGEKGDTGIMGSPGPQGSPGPPGPPGPQGERGPLGLKGFPGLKGAKGSFGQSGSQGQGGPKGDPGLPGPAGVPGPVGPPGPRGKPGLPGTPGAVGQAGPMGPKGDPGLRGPPGLPGPPGPPGQ; this is encoded by the exons ATGAGAG AAGACGAGCcggtgggaggagaggaagaggagatgcCAACCTTCAGCTACCGACCGA GTAGGGCACAGACCAGCTGCAGACGGTGCCAGAAGAACCTTTCCCTCCAGGCTGCCGTCAAAGTCCTCTACctcttctccatcctcctcatCGTGGTCGTGACCGTGCTGGCTGCCTTAG TGTTCAAGAAAGTCAACTCCATCTCCAACGACATCAGCTCAGCCCAGACCTATTATGAGAAGAAGATTGTGTCCATCCAGGAGGATCTCCAGGGGCTGG ATGAGAAGACCTCGGGAAACTGCTCCGTCTGTCACGAGACGGGACAGCTGGGCCAGGAGATCACCAAGCTGCAGGGTGAGCTGGAGGAGATCCAGAAGATGCTTTTAGTTCAAGAAATCCTGCTCGACCGGACCTCCCAGACCCATGACCACCTCTCATCCACCAGCAACAAAATCACCAGTGAGGTGGACAACTGCTCCTTGTCCGTCCAGCAGGTCAACGAAAGCTTGGGGCAGTTCCTGGCCCAGCTTGGGGGCTGGCAGGTGGTCACCTCCCAGCTAGACAGCTCTCTCAAGGGCTTGGCCCAGGAGCGCTATGATGTCCGAGCAGCCATGCAGCAGATGAACTTCACCCTGGGGCAAACCTCTGACTGGATCCAGGTCATCCAGAGGAAGACGGATGAGGAGACGCTGACGCTGCAGAAGATTGTCACCGAGTGGCAGAACTACACCCGCCTCTTTGGCGGGCTGCGGGCCACCTCCTCCAAGACCAGCGAGCTGGTGAAGACCATCCAAGGCAGCGTTGGTGCAGCAGCTCGACAGGTCGGCCAGAACTCGGAGAGCATGCACGACCTGGTGCTGCAGGTgatggggctgcagctgcagctggacaACATCTCCTCTTTCCTGGATGACCATGAGGAGAACATGAATGACTTGCGCTACCACAACAGGTACACGCAGAACCGCACGGCTGAACGCTTCGAGACCCTAGAAGGTCGCATGACGTCCCACGAGATCGAGATCAGCACCATCTTTGCCAACATCAACGCCACCGACAGCCACGTCCACAGCATGCTGCGCTACCTGGATGACGTGCGGCTCTCCTGCACCCTGGGCTTCCACACCCATGCTGAGGAGCTCTACTACCTGAACAAGTCCCTCAGCCTGGTCCAGGGCACCACAGACCTGCTGCGGGAGCGTTACAGCCTGCTCAGTGCCCGGCTGGACTTTGACATCCGCAACCTGTCCATGGTCATGGAGGAGATGAAGGTGGTGGATGTCCGGCATGGGGAGATGCTGAAAAACATCACCATCTTACGAG GTGTGCCGGGACTGCCGGGCCCCCGTGGCCTCAAGGGTGACGCGGGCGTCAAGGGCCCACCAGGAAGTGAAGGAGAGAAGGGCGACACGGGCATCATGGGCTCGCCGGGACCCCAGGGCTCCCCTggccccccaggaccccctgGCCCCCAGGGTGAAAGGGGTCCCCTGGGCTTGAAAGGCTTCCCTGGCCTCAAGGGTGCCAAGGGCAGCTTTGGGCAATCTGGCTCTCAGGGACAGGGTGGACCCAAGGGTGACCCTGGCCTCCCGGGGCcggctggggtgccagggccAGTGGGCCCCCCTGGCCCGCGGGGCAAACCAGGACTCCCTGGGACCCCCGGTGCTGTGGGCCAGGCTGGCCCGATGGGGCCCAAGGGGGACCCCGGTTTGCGAGgccccccggggctgccgggccCCCCTGGCCCCCCAGGACAGTAA